GAAACCCCGGTAAAAATGGCTTCAATATCTTTATCATCATTCAGTAAGGCCGTCACGCGGGTTCCCATTTGAGACATCACTTCTTTGTCAATGCCAGAGGGACGCTGATCGACGACTAAGAGCGTCACAAAATATTTCCGCATTTCTCTGGCGATCGTGCCAAAAATAGTTTGGCTACTGATACTTGGATCGAGGAACCGGTGAGCTTCTTCGATGGTAATCACCAGGGGAAGGGGGCGATCGCTCGATTTTTTTGTCTGTAAAAAATGTTCGGCTTTTTTCACGTAGGATTGGTGAATTCGGCGAGTAATCATATTGGTGGCTAACATATAAGAGAGGAGATTCGCTTGAGAACCAAACTCGATCACCACATGCTTACCCGCAGCTAACGTATCCAGAATTTGCCCAAATGGATTTTGGCGAGTGACTCCCCTTAAATATTTCAGTTGCGTCAGGCGATTAAGTTTTCGTTGTAGCGCCGTAATCGAGGATTTACTACCATTATTATCGAGACAAAAGTCTTGGATCTGTTCATTACTCATATTTAAAAGTTCTAAGATCCAATTTTTTCCCAATTGATTTTTCAGCAAGAGGGCGCTATCTAAACTCGCTTCCGATAGATTGAGTTCCTGTTGCACTAATGCCAGATCTTCGACTTCGATTTGCTCAAAACTTAAATATAATTCTTGGGCATCGCGAATCCCCCGGCGTTTAGCCGATTCCGGATCGAGGGTATACACTTGCACTTGGGAGGGGAACAGTTGTCTTAATCCTTTGGCGGTGTTAACGGTTTTCCCTTCACAAACGGCTTCCCAACCATATTCAGAATGCATATCAAAGATTAAATTCACGCCCACTCGCTGTTTAATAATTCCAGAGAGCAAGAGGCGAGCTAAAAACGATTTGCCGGTTCCAGATTTGCCGAAAATTCCATTACTGCGTTCTACAAATCGGTCTAAATCAATGCAAATGGGAACATCCATATCCACCGGTTGACCAATGGAAAAATTATGGCGATGGGGATCATCTTCCCAACCAAAAACGGTACGAAAATCGAGTTCTTGGGCTTCATACACTTGGCTAAAGTGGCTGGGAATGGTTTTCACCGGTTTGAGGGTAAACTCAACGGAAGTTTGGGCAGAAAATGAGGCTAATTTCGATTCAACAGCCGGAAGTGATGCTTGTGTCTTCTGTTCTTCTGGGGTGATCATCAGCATGGGGGTGACTTCCAGGGTTCCGTAGGTACTACTCCCAGCTAGGACTTCTTGCAAAAAGAAGTTATTCGGATCGGGGGGATTGGCTAAAATGCGCGGACTTGCAGTTCCTAATGTTACATCAGTCAAGAGACAGAAAAAGCGCGATCGCCGCCCCTGGATGACTAGAAATTTGCCCACCCGCATTTCTTCGACTGAGACATCGGGATGCAAGCGCACTTCTAATCCTTTGGAGAGGGAACCTTGAACAACAGAACCGAGAGGAGTCATGGGGAGTTGCAACGTAATAACTTGAAAATTAGACTCCTATTTTATCTTTTCTCTTTTCTCTGTTCCCCATTCCCTAGCGCGAAGCGCTGTATTGTAGCGATCGCCCCGAACCTTGAGGTAGAATAACCCCCCCATCTAACCTCCGAATAGGTTCCCAAGCACAAATTTGTTGGAAAATGGTTTGATATCCCAAAACATTGGGATGCAGTCCATCAGAGCCGAGGCGCTCCTGTTGCCAACTGAGGGAATGTTGCATCCACAGATCGAACAAATCTAAATAAGGAATTTGGCGCTGTTCGCAAGCTTGGCGCGTTGCTTCCTTGTAGCGATATTGTTGGTCGTGGTTATAGTACAAACAATCTAAAAAGGGCATTTTCGACTCATCTACCGGAACCATCCCCACGTAGAGTACGGGACAGAGTTCTTTAGATTG
This genomic window from Roseofilum capinflatum BLCC-M114 contains:
- a CDS encoding helicase HerA domain-containing protein — encoded protein: MTPLGSVVQGSLSKGLEVRLHPDVSVEEMRVGKFLVIQGRRSRFFCLLTDVTLGTASPRILANPPDPNNFFLQEVLAGSSTYGTLEVTPMLMITPEEQKTQASLPAVESKLASFSAQTSVEFTLKPVKTIPSHFSQVYEAQELDFRTVFGWEDDPHRHNFSIGQPVDMDVPICIDLDRFVERSNGIFGKSGTGKSFLARLLLSGIIKQRVGVNLIFDMHSEYGWEAVCEGKTVNTAKGLRQLFPSQVQVYTLDPESAKRRGIRDAQELYLSFEQIEVEDLALVQQELNLSEASLDSALLLKNQLGKNWILELLNMSNEQIQDFCLDNNGSKSSITALQRKLNRLTQLKYLRGVTRQNPFGQILDTLAAGKHVVIEFGSQANLLSYMLATNMITRRIHQSYVKKAEHFLQTKKSSDRPLPLVITIEEAHRFLDPSISSQTIFGTIAREMRKYFVTLLVVDQRPSGIDKEVMSQMGTRVTALLNDDKDIEAIFTGVSGAGNLRSVLSKLDSKQQALILGHAVPMPVVVQTRPYDQKFYTEVGETAWEEIPDEELFAAEEAAMSDLGF